The nucleotide window AATGAAATAGGAAATTAGGCGTTAAGAGTTGCCCATTCGATACAAAATCTCCATAAATGGTATAATGAGTTTTCAGCAAAACAATATATACTGAAGAAAATACATAAGGAGGTGCACCTTGAAAAAACTAGTATTTTTAATGATGTTATTAATGATAGGAGCTTTCCTAGGCGGCTGTTCTGAAGACAAATCCGAATCAAAAGGCCTTTCCCTGCCTGATGAAAACGGTGAGGAAATATCCTTTGAAAATATGGAAAAGCCTGCGCTGGTATTCTTTTTTACAGGAGTTGGTTGAGACTTCTGTAAATCGCAGCTGGTCGAGCTGCAGAACCGAAAAGATTTATTCAGCCAGTTTCCAGGAAACATCTACGCCGTTAGCGCATCCTCTGTAAAGGAACATAAAGCGATGAAAGAAGAGTTGGGACTTGATTATCCAGTCATTTCTGATGAGAAACTGACATTGATCAAGAAAACAAACATGTTGGATCCTGAAGCCCCAATAGCAGTAAGAGGCTTCGCTGTTCTTAATAAAGACGGCACAGTTCTTCATTCCCAGGAAATCGATACATTCGGCATCGAAGCGGAAGGAATCATACCTTACGCAACAGATATCGCGAATGGTGAGAAACCAACCGAATAAAAGCGAAAGAACCACCTTTTGTAGAGGTGGTTCTTCTTTTTGTTCATTCTGGATACCTATATCAAGTAAAGTTCCAACAACCAAAGCCTCTATGCATTACTTAAAATTAGAAAACTCCACAAGCTCGAGTTGGTTGCCGAATGGATCTTCAATCACATTGTACCTACCTGGCGGACACGGTCTGGATTCATCGAACAGAATCTTTACTCCCTTAACGCGAAGAATTTCAACATCTTTATCGATATCCTCAGAGAGGATCCCCAGTAAAACCTTCTGACTAGAGGAAGTAATATCTTCATCTGATTTTTCTAACACAATCGGAATCTCATTATGTACTAATGAAACGATATTTTCCCCATAATGCTTGGACACTTCAAAATCCAGCACCTTTGTATAGAATTCAAGTGCTTTTTCCATGTCTCCAACCTTGATCGTTATTACACAAACTTTGTTTAACAATCCAATCACTCCTTTTCCTAAAATTAACACAATTAATAAATTATTTTTCTTCTAGTTTGCTTTCTTTTTCAAACAAGAGCTTCGGTAAATTAATCAGGATTGGAGGATCATACGGCAAAGGTTCCCTTAGCTTGATATATACTTTGCAGATAGTATTTTCAGAGATTTCAACAGGGCCCTCGGCTTTCCCACGCAGATTCTTGGATAGCAGAAAATAATCCCGCGGATTCAAGCTCCAGGGAATAGCGGCCGCTAAAACATAGTAGATTCCAGCCGGAACTCCCGAAAAAAAGCATCCCTGCAGAGCATCTGTTATAGCAGTCCCCATTATAGGCTTTTGATCTGGAATCGACCGAGGAAACAACCCAACAAATATAAGTCCCTTGAAACTTGCCTGCACCTCAATTTCACACCTGACAGCTGGCAAAATCACAGATCCAGGGAGTCCATCAACGGCTTCATCAAAGTCATTCATAAATCGATGAAGCTTCCCTGCTTTCGATTGAAATTGCTTCGGTGAAAGACCGACAAACTGCTTGAATTTCGTGCTGAAAGTACCCATACTCTTAAAACCGATCTGCAACAAGGTCTTGAGAATGGAATAAGATGAAGACCCCATCAACAGCTCCTTTCCGGCCTCGATTCTCAAGGCTGAAAGATAGTGCCTGGGTGACACACCTGTTACTTCCTTAAACACTCGCGAGAAGTGGTAAGGACTTTATCCAGCTACTTCCGCCAGTTTTTCGGTGGTGAGTTCTTCATCAATATTTCTCTTCATGTATTCAATTGCTTTTATGACAGCTTCGATATGTTCTGCTGAATTCGCTATTTATTTCACTCTTTATCCCTATTTTAAAAGTATTAACCCTTATAACAATTCGCTTTTATCAATCAAAACCCTTTAATTAATCCACTAAAAAATCCCAACTCCTTATTTAGAGTTGGGACTTTATCTCATCTTTCGTAACACCGCCCACGCCCCAATATTGATGAGGAACCGTTTGGACAATCACTCGCACCTGTTCTGGCTTCACTTCGAGCGTCCGAACAGCCGTTTCAGTTATTCCGGCAATCAATTCTTTGATTTTTTCATCACTTCGCCCTTCAAGCACCTGCACCTGAATAATCGGCATACCAACCACTCCTTATCGACAAATTTCGGGTGGTGACAGGCATCTCCCGAATTAGAATCCTAGCAATCGTGGGATGAACAAAGTTGTTTGTTCCCAGTAGGTGACGACGAAGAGCATGGCGATTCCGATCAGCAGCATTGGAGTAACAGCTTTAATTAAACGTTCGAATTTCACCTCGGCGATGGAGGATACGATGAACAGACCTGTTCCGACAGGTGGTGTGAGGAGTCCAATTGTCAGGTTGATACAGATAATGACGCCGAAATGGATTGGATCGATATTGAATCCTGTAACCAATGGCATCAAAACTGGAACAAGGATAATCAAAGCTGCAATTCCATCTAACAATGTGCCTACCAGTAACAAGAAGATGTTAACCAGCAACAGGAAAACGAAAGGGTTATCCGAAATGGACAACATCGAGTTCGCAACCAATTGTGGGATTTGTTCAAAAGCAATCAGCCAGCCGAACAAATTGGCCATCGCAATTAAGAAAGTAACTGTTGCCGTGCCAATTACCGTGTTAATCAAAATCTTTGACAAGTTCTTCCACTTCAACTCTTTGTAAAAAAACATACCAACCACAAACGCGATCACGCTAGCTACTGCAGCTGATTCTGTTGCGGTGAATGCTCCGCTCAGGATTCCGACTGTAATGACAAATGGAACTAAAATCGCCGGCAGGACTTTTACAAAGGAACTCCAGATCTCTGAAAAACTGGCTCTCTTGCTGCGAGGAAAATTGTGCTTGTAGCCCATATAGGCAATCAAAGCGACAAAACCTACTCCAAAAATGGTCCCTGGAATGATTCCGGCCATGAACAAACCGCCAATCGACGTCCCAGACAATGTTCCATAAATGATAAAAATCATGCTTGGAGGAATGATTGGAGCCACAATGGACGACGCCAGCGTTAAGGCAGACGAAAATTCACGACTATATCCTTCCTTTTCCATTTCGGGTACCATAACCTTACTCATCATTGCGGCTTGCGCGTTCGCAGAACCTAATATAGACGCAAGGAACATGTTAGCGATAACCGTGACATAAGCGAGACCTCCACGTACATGCCCAACGAGAACTCTTGCAAAAACAACCAGTCTGTTGGTAATTCCGCCGCTGTTCATTAACTCACCTGTCAGCATGAACAATGGGATCGCTAATAATCCGAAATTCTCCATCCCTGAATACAGACGCTGAGGCGTCGATTCGAGCAGCATTGTGTTGCCAGTCACTAAAAAGTAAACAACTGTTGTCATTCCAAGCACAAGCGAGATGGGAATCCCCAATAACAAAAATACAACGAATGCTAAAATAACCAGTGCCATCATTCTTCTTCACTCTCCTTTGCGGCAGCATGGAGATTTGTAACGACATCACTATCAATAGGATGATTTTGCATAAGATCTAACATATTACTAATTAAATGAATCGTTGCGAACAACAGCCCAATAGGCAGGATCGCATAAGGAATCCACATCGGAAGCAAAATCGCACTTGACCTTTGGATTTTTACAGAAGAGGAAGTAATCCAGGTAAAACAATAGAATAATAGGATTGCCATGAATAGAAGCATAAAGATATGTGCCACGATTGCCACCCATTTATTGATTTTTTCAGGTAGATAGTCTGTAACCAAGGTAACTGATGCCTGAGTCTTATATTTCAATCCTAGGCTGCCGCCGATGAACGTTATGTAGATCAATAAGAAAATCGATACTTCTCCTGCCCAAAATATAGGGTTATTGAATACATATCGAAAAATAACAGCAGCCGCAACAATCACAGCCATTGCAAACATGAGGATAATAGCCAGTTTCTTTTCGAAACTGGCTACCATATTGCTGACGTATTTCACGCATTTCCCTCCAATAGGTTATTTGCGGAATGTATCAATGAATTCCTGGATTAGCGGATCTGTTGGTCCATACTTTTCATCGAATTGCTTGATATATGGCTCAAACAATTTCTGGTCGATTTCATACACCTTCATCCCAGTATCGCTGAGGGTCTTTTTAAACTCTTCTTCCTGGGAAGCGCGTGTATTGGCTGAATAATCTGCTGCAGCCTTGATGGCAGTATCTACGATTTTTTTATCAGCATCAGACAGCTTTTCATATTTATCCTTATTCATAATCGCGACCGAAGGCCATACCATATGGTTCGTAACAGCAGCATATTTGGCAACTTCATGATACTTATTCGTAATCGTGGCATCCAGGTCCATATCCATACCATCGATGACCCCTGTTTGGACAGCTGCGTATACTTCAGGCAATGGCAGTGATTCTGGAGAAGCTCCTAGAGATTTATAAAAGTCCTGCAAAGGAGGGCTTGGTGTAACTCGGTATGCCAATCCCTTCATATCTTCCGGCTTTTTTACTTCCTTATCCTTGAAAAGCATGACGCGGTTACCGGCAAACAGGTAATCAAGTCCTTTAAGTCCCTGGTCGTCAAGAGTGGCTAAAATCTTCTTCGCAATTTCAGTATCACGTGCTGCGTTTGTCTCTTTTAAATCTTCAAAAGCATATGGGGCGAACCAGGCAGTGAATGCTGGAGCGCGTGAACTCATATATGCAGCAGTGATCAATCCGAAATCTACTGAACCGGAAGAGATTTGCTGAACCATATCTGCCTCGCTGCCGAGCTGGCTGGCAGGATAGATTTCAACGGTCATTCGGCCATCAGAGTTCTTTTCCAATTCTTCTTTGAATTTTTCAGCGGCTTTGTGCCACATATGGTCTGTAGGGGTAATATGCGCAAGCTTGAATGAGTACTTCTCACCTGATCCAGCCGCAGGCTTTGCATCCGTGTCATTGCCACATGCAGCAGCCGTCAACACGAGCATAATCATTAATAGTGTCAAACAAAATTTTCTAAAACCAATCATTTCTCGCACCCCTTTTTTCTTTTTGTAAACGCTACCAAAATAGTTTTCCCAAGCTGTCTCTAACTGTGATTATAATCACTTTTTACTAGGAAAAGTGTAAAGTGCTTAACATATAACGTAAATTTTATCTTTATATTTCGAATATTCAAAACTAAAAAAAGAAGGCACTTAGTCATGAAACTAAGTGCTTGATTTGCATGTAAAAGAAACGCTGCTCAATTCGGCAAATTTTACTAGAATGTTATCATTTGGTTCAAAGGCAATTGCCTCTGATACGGCTCCGCTCAGGATCACATCTCCCTTTTTAATCCCTTTTCCAACCTCACCAAGCTTGTTGACTGCCCACGCGACTGATGTTGCCGGATGGCCCAGGACGGCTGCACTCGATCCAGTTTGGACTACCTGTCCGTTTTTCGACATCACCATACCAAGCTGGCCTAAATCCAAATTCCGTGGTGACATCCACTTACTTCCAATCAGGAATTTTGAAGATGAACAGTTATCCGCAATGACATCAGCCAGAGTGAATTTAAAGTTTAAATAACGGCTATCGATAATCTCGATTGCCGGCGCCACGAATTTCGTCACCCGTAACACATCTTCCGCTGTTACGTCGGTTCCTTCCAAATCCTCGTCGATGAAAAACGCAATTTCCGGCTCTGCTTTTGGATGGATGAACTCTGTAAAATCAAGCTGTTCCCACTCTAGCGCCAGCATATCATCCGTCAGGTAACCATAAATTGCTTCATGGACACCCATCATTTGCTGCTTCGCTTTACTCGTCAACCCCAGCTTCAGAGGCCAATTTTACGAGCCCCGTCCTGCTCGCGTCTCTGAATTAATTTTTCCTGAATCGAATACGCATCTGAGAAGCTCAGCTCCGGATAACGGTCGGTCACCTTCACGACTTCGCGGCGTTCTTTTTCAGCAGAATATAAGTATTCCACGATCTCGAGGTCGACACCCTTCGTAATCGTCATATTTTACACCTCCAGTTTCCTGGCTTTCGCCAATTCAGCAGCGACATCAAGGATCATATCCTCCTGGCCGCCTACTACTTTCCTTTTGCCCAACTCTATTAAAATATCTCGTGAATCAATTCCGAATCTCTGCCCTGCTCTCTCAGCATGCAGCAAGAAACTCGAATAAACACCAGCATAGCCTAACACGAGACTTCCTCTATTAATCTCCTGCGCTTTCGGAAGCATCGGACCCACCGTTTTCTCAGCAATGTCCATCATTTTATAAATGTCGATTCCGAGGTTGACACCCATCCGGTCCAATACTGATAAAAGTACCTCTGTTTGCGCATTACCAGCACCTGCTCCAAGACAGCGGATACTTCCATCTATCCTAGTTGCCCCTTCTTCAATCGCCGTCAGCGTATTTGCCACCGCTAATGAAAGATTGTTATGGGCATGGAATCCTACTTCAATAGATAACGAATCTCTTAAAGCAGCAATCTTCTCTTTTACTTTATGCGGTAAAAGGGCCCCGGCAGAATCGGTTACATAGACAGCCTGAGCCCCGTAACTCTCCATCAGCTTCGCCTGTTCGACCAATTTTTCAGTTGGTGCCATATGGGCCATCATCAGGAAGCCAAGCGTTTCCATCCCTAGCTCGCGCGCCATGCTGATATGCTGCGCTGAAACATCAGCCTCGGTCACATGAGTCGCAACCCGGACAAGACTTGCGCCTAATTCATGTGCCTGCTTCAGTTCATGGACCGTCCCGATTCCTGGTAAAAGCAACACCGCAACCTTTGAGTTTCGACACTCATCAACCGCAGCTTCAATCAATTTCATTTCATCAACGAGCGATTTGCCATACTGCAGCGTCGAACCGCCCAGTCCGTCTCCATGACTTACTTCAATATAGTGCATACCCGCATCATCAAGCTCACGCGCCACGCGCCGGACCTGAGCTTCTGTATATTGATGCTGCATGACGTGGCTGCCGTCACGCAGACAAACTTCTGTAATTTTGATTGGCTTATCACTTTTGCGCTTCAAAAATCCCACCCAGCCTTTCGCTTAGACACTCTGTTTTTCAAGCATATGGATCGCGAAGTCTTCAGCAACCCGAGTCGCCGCCGCTGTCATGATATCAAGGTTCCCAGCATAAATCGGGAAGTAGTCACCCTCACCCTCGACTTCAACAAAAACAGTCACTCTGTTTCCATCAAACAACGGCTCCTGCTTCAGCCTGTACCCTGGTACATATTCCTTCACCGTTTCGACCATCTGCTCAATCGATTTTGTGATTGCAGCTTCATCCATGTTTTTCACTTCGCAATAAATCGTGTCCCGCATTAAAATCGGAGGCTCTGCCGGATTCAGGATGATCAGCGCCTTTCCTTTGTCGGCTCCACCTACTTCCTCAATTCCCCTCCGCGTCGTGATCGTGAATT belongs to Mesobacillus subterraneus and includes:
- a CDS encoding TRAP transporter substrate-binding protein, coding for MIGFRKFCLTLLMIMLVLTAAACGNDTDAKPAAGSGEKYSFKLAHITPTDHMWHKAAEKFKEELEKNSDGRMTVEIYPASQLGSEADMVQQISSGSVDFGLITAAYMSSRAPAFTAWFAPYAFEDLKETNAARDTEIAKKILATLDDQGLKGLDYLFAGNRVMLFKDKEVKKPEDMKGLAYRVTPSPPLQDFYKSLGASPESLPLPEVYAAVQTGVIDGMDMDLDATITNKYHEVAKYAAVTNHMVWPSVAIMNKDKYEKLSDADKKIVDTAIKAAADYSANTRASQEEEFKKTLSDTGMKVYEIDQKLFEPYIKQFDEKYGPTDPLIQEFIDTFRK
- a CDS encoding TRAP transporter small permease, whose amino-acid sequence is MKYVSNMVASFEKKLAIILMFAMAVIVAAAVIFRYVFNNPIFWAGEVSIFLLIYITFIGGSLGLKYKTQASVTLVTDYLPEKINKWVAIVAHIFMLLFMAILLFYCFTWITSSSVKIQRSSAILLPMWIPYAILPIGLLFATIHLISNMLDLMQNHPIDSDVVTNLHAAAKESEEE
- a CDS encoding 4-oxalocrotonate tautomerase, whose amino-acid sequence is MPIIQVQVLEGRSDEKIKELIAGITETAVRTLEVKPEQVRVIVQTVPHQYWGVGGVTKDEIKSQL
- a CDS encoding VOC family protein, whose translation is MLNKVCVITIKVGDMEKALEFYTKVLDFEVSKHYGENIVSLVHNEIPIVLEKSDEDITSSSQKVLLGILSEDIDKDVEILRVKGVKILFDESRPCPPGRYNVIEDPFGNQLELVEFSNFK
- a CDS encoding TRAP transporter large permease, with the protein product MMALVILAFVVFLLLGIPISLVLGMTTVVYFLVTGNTMLLESTPQRLYSGMENFGLLAIPLFMLTGELMNSGGITNRLVVFARVLVGHVRGGLAYVTVIANMFLASILGSANAQAAMMSKVMVPEMEKEGYSREFSSALTLASSIVAPIIPPSMIFIIYGTLSGTSIGGLFMAGIIPGTIFGVGFVALIAYMGYKHNFPRSKRASFSEIWSSFVKVLPAILVPFVITVGILSGAFTATESAAVASVIAFVVGMFFYKELKWKNLSKILINTVIGTATVTFLIAMANLFGWLIAFEQIPQLVANSMLSISDNPFVFLLLVNIFLLLVGTLLDGIAALIILVPVLMPLVTGFNIDPIHFGVIICINLTIGLLTPPVGTGLFIVSSIAEVKFERLIKAVTPMLLIGIAMLFVVTYWEQTTLFIPRLLGF
- the dmpG gene encoding 4-hydroxy-2-oxovalerate aldolase, whose product is MKRKSDKPIKITEVCLRDGSHVMQHQYTEAQVRRVARELDDAGMHYIEVSHGDGLGGSTLQYGKSLVDEMKLIEAAVDECRNSKVAVLLLPGIGTVHELKQAHELGASLVRVATHVTEADVSAQHISMARELGMETLGFLMMAHMAPTEKLVEQAKLMESYGAQAVYVTDSAGALLPHKVKEKIAALRDSLSIEVGFHAHNNLSLAVANTLTAIEEGATRIDGSIRCLGAGAGNAQTEVLLSVLDRMGVNLGIDIYKMMDIAEKTVGPMLPKAQEINRGSLVLGYAGVYSSFLLHAERAGQRFGIDSRDILIELGKRKVVGGQEDMILDVAAELAKARKLEV